From a single Pseudomonas sp. A34-9 genomic region:
- a CDS encoding ShlB/FhaC/HecB family hemolysin secretion/activation protein, producing the protein MSSPALVARLCVALLCLSPLQLVLAAPTPGDTDLIRDRQNRLLEEQQRRLEELKDLPGKDAKPAQPAAPTDTRCFPIKDIELKGADSLSERDKTRLLKPYIGECLGVPQLNELLKVITDYYIEKGLVTSRAYLPQQDLSGGHLKVLVVEGKLEGLKGAENSKLSERELAMAFPGKAGELVNLREIEQMVDQLNRLPSNQAKMELAPGQNVGGSNVLVTNSPQKPWRAGLSRSNDGQRSTGEQQWGTTFDWDSPLGLADQLSLRGGHDAMTDHQHTSNNAMLNYNLPWGWWNFTYTYSQSEYRSQIAANGYNFKQTGDSENHQVRAERVIHRDAVSKTSLSAGLSYLRTNNFIEDSKLKLSSNRISEAQFGFNHGRRVGSAFVNFDAGMQEGIGAFDAQGSHDPGPGEPDARYRKYTATLSYLQPFKVWGESFSFSSLMTGQRSEDVLFSPQRTSLGGSSSIRGYKDQSLSGDSGGYWRNDLRWSRPVTVEWLQPVFAEYGTSLGYDQGVIQNNQYNGDQHGRMSSNSLELFARGQHVAASVTFAHSLERPDALTEREAPIYFRLDFFI; encoded by the coding sequence ATGTCCTCACCCGCCCTCGTGGCGAGGTTGTGCGTAGCGTTGCTGTGCCTGTCTCCACTCCAGCTTGTCCTTGCGGCCCCCACACCCGGTGACACCGACCTTATTCGTGACCGCCAGAATCGCCTGCTCGAAGAGCAGCAGCGGCGCCTCGAAGAACTCAAGGACCTGCCCGGTAAAGACGCCAAGCCTGCACAACCGGCAGCCCCCACCGATACTCGGTGTTTCCCGATCAAAGACATCGAACTCAAAGGTGCGGACAGTCTTTCCGAGCGCGACAAGACTCGCCTGCTCAAACCCTACATCGGCGAATGCCTCGGTGTACCGCAGCTCAACGAGCTGCTCAAAGTCATCACCGATTACTACATCGAGAAAGGTCTGGTCACCAGCCGTGCCTACTTGCCACAACAGGATCTGTCTGGCGGGCACCTGAAAGTGTTGGTGGTCGAAGGCAAGCTCGAAGGCCTGAAAGGGGCCGAGAACAGCAAGCTTTCGGAACGCGAACTGGCCATGGCTTTTCCCGGTAAGGCGGGTGAGCTGGTTAATCTGCGTGAGATCGAACAGATGGTCGATCAGCTCAATCGCCTGCCTTCCAATCAAGCGAAGATGGAGTTGGCGCCAGGGCAGAACGTCGGTGGCAGCAACGTGCTGGTCACCAATAGCCCGCAGAAACCATGGCGCGCCGGTTTGTCGCGCAGTAACGACGGCCAGCGCAGCACCGGCGAGCAGCAGTGGGGCACCACGTTCGATTGGGACAGCCCGCTCGGCCTGGCCGATCAGTTGAGCCTGCGCGGTGGTCACGATGCGATGACCGACCACCAGCACACCTCCAACAACGCCATGCTCAATTACAACCTGCCGTGGGGCTGGTGGAATTTCACCTACACCTACAGCCAGAGTGAGTACCGCTCGCAAATCGCCGCCAATGGCTACAACTTCAAACAGACCGGCGACAGCGAAAACCATCAGGTTCGCGCCGAGCGGGTGATCCATCGCGACGCCGTCAGCAAGACCTCGCTCAGCGCTGGCCTGTCGTACCTGCGCACCAATAACTTCATCGAAGACAGCAAACTCAAGCTGAGCAGCAACCGCATCAGCGAAGCGCAGTTCGGCTTCAACCACGGTCGGCGTGTCGGCAGTGCCTTCGTCAACTTTGACGCGGGCATGCAAGAAGGAATCGGCGCGTTCGACGCGCAGGGCAGCCACGACCCAGGCCCGGGTGAACCGGATGCCCGCTACCGCAAATACACCGCGACCCTGAGCTATCTGCAACCGTTCAAGGTGTGGGGCGAGTCGTTCAGCTTCAGCAGTTTGATGACCGGTCAGCGCAGTGAAGACGTGCTGTTCAGCCCGCAACGCACCAGCCTCGGCGGCTCATCGTCGATCCGTGGTTACAAGGACCAGTCGCTGTCCGGCGACAGCGGCGGTTACTGGCGCAACGACCTGCGCTGGAGCCGTCCGGTGACTGTCGAGTGGCTGCAGCCGGTGTTCGCCGAATACGGCACCAGCCTCGGTTACGACCAAGGCGTGATCCAGAACAATCAGTACAACGGGGATCAGCACGGGCGCATGTCGAGCAACTCGCTGGAGCTGTTCGCCCGTGGTCAGCACGTGGCCGCCAGCGTGACGTTTGCCCATTCCCTGGAACGGCCGGACGCGCTGACCGAGCGTGAAGCACCGATCTATTTCCGCCTGGATTTCTTCATCTAA